The proteins below are encoded in one region of Nostoc flagelliforme CCNUN1:
- a CDS encoding IS630 family transposase: protein MGTSLQSLRYKSTVISAYRWSSPFFPSEVKSAIDSEIRQALEFAATPPQQRQQTITQKPRWTLKRLAAWIDKQFNLKCCRESIRKTLKNLGFSWKKARKLLNKANSKKRREFLEKLKGLLDDALHNGHLLIFIDEAHIHLDSDEGYGWSVKGERFWVSSNSPGRAKVSFYGIYVYNYAKVKIFPYLKADQFNTIDVLKHLRTEFPDQEVTLIWDGAPYHRAQLVNEALQVLQINLQPLPSYSPDFMPVEHLWQWLREDVTYHTCYQSAAELIERVHLFEQDIHSNPFEISDRLWVKNHLDPDEEKLRVST, encoded by the coding sequence GTGGGTACATCGTTACAATCTCTCAGGTATAAAAGCACTGTTATATCAGCGTACAGGTGGTCATCCCCCTTTTTTCCCTCAGAAGTAAAGTCAGCAATTGATTCTGAGATTCGTCAAGCTCTTGAGTTTGCAGCAACACCACCCCAACAAAGACAACAGACAATAACGCAAAAGCCTCGTTGGACATTGAAGCGTTTAGCGGCTTGGATTGACAAACAGTTCAATCTCAAATGTTGCCGAGAGTCAATACGTAAGACTCTCAAGAACTTAGGGTTTTCGTGGAAAAAAGCACGTAAACTTTTAAATAAAGCTAACAGTAAAAAACGTAGAGAGTTTCTAGAAAAACTCAAGGGTTTGCTTGATGATGCTCTCCATAATGGTCATTTGCTAATTTTTATCGACGAGGCACATATTCATCTTGATAGCGATGAAGGCTATGGTTGGTCAGTTAAAGGTGAGCGTTTTTGGGTCAGTTCCAACTCTCCAGGAAGAGCCAAGGTTTCCTTTTATGGGATCTATGTTTATAACTATGCCAAAGTCAAAATTTTTCCTTACCTGAAAGCTGACCAATTCAATACGATTGATGTTTTAAAGCATCTAAGAACTGAATTTCCAGACCAAGAGGTCACTTTAATTTGGGATGGTGCTCCCTATCATCGTGCACAATTGGTAAACGAAGCATTGCAAGTCTTACAAATAAACTTGCAACCCTTACCTAGTTACAGTCCTGATTTTATGCCTGTCGAACACCTGTGGCAGTGGTTGCGTGAAGATGTTACTTATCACACGTGCTATCAATCTGCTGCTGAACTGATTGAACGTGTTCATTTATTTGAACAAGACATTCATTCTAACCCCTTTGAAATTAGCGATCGCCTATGGGTAAAAAATCACCTTGACCCTGACGAGGAAAAACTACGGGTTTCAACGTAG
- a CDS encoding recombinase family protein, translated as MVIYAYLRVSSDRQDLHNQRHGILEYANIHALSPIQFIEDTVSGREKWSERGVGQLLTQTALESDVVIFSEVSRMARSTLQVLEMLECCVRRGINVHIVKLGMVLDDSMQSRITATVLGLAAEIERELIVLRTTEALAKRKAEGKTLGRPKGRQSAHLKLDTREAEIRSYLAKGMSKRSIAKLVDCSPSTLYDWLSRKHLHSRHDKLVEKS; from the coding sequence ATGGTTATTTATGCTTATTTAAGAGTCTCCAGCGATCGCCAAGACCTACACAACCAACGACATGGCATTTTGGAGTATGCCAACATACACGCTTTGAGTCCCATCCAGTTTATTGAAGACACAGTTTCTGGACGAGAGAAATGGTCGGAGCGAGGTGTAGGACAACTACTGACTCAAACTGCCCTTGAATCCGATGTAGTAATTTTCTCAGAAGTCAGTCGGATGGCACGCTCTACTCTACAAGTATTAGAAATGCTAGAGTGCTGCGTGCGCCGAGGAATTAACGTCCATATCGTAAAACTTGGTATGGTGCTAGATGATTCAATGCAAAGCCGAATCACAGCAACAGTTTTGGGCTTGGCAGCAGAAATCGAACGGGAATTGATTGTACTCAGAACAACCGAAGCATTAGCCAAACGAAAAGCTGAAGGAAAAACCTTAGGACGACCCAAAGGACGACAATCCGCACATTTAAAACTGGACACAAGGGAAGCAGAAATTCGCAGTTATTTAGCCAAAGGAATGAGCAAACGGTCAATTGCCAAACTAGTCGATTGTTCACCTTCCACCCTTTATGATTGGTTGTCACGTAAACATCTCCACTCACGCCACGACAAATTGGTGGAGAAATCATAA